One genomic segment of Candidatus Obscuribacterales bacterium includes these proteins:
- a CDS encoding gamma-glutamylcyclotransferase, whose amino-acid sequence MTDSNASVKHIFICGSALQGQPDHGNLQGAKFLGPTCTQPRYRLHAAGDGWHPAIYEVETGGISIPGEVYEMTLAEYEYLLANEPPNMYPDDVVLENGDVATAMLYPKALIDQHQWPDISHYGGWAAYKADQQQASS is encoded by the coding sequence ATGACCGACTCGAACGCATCTGTTAAACACATCTTCATTTGCGGATCTGCACTGCAAGGGCAGCCTGACCACGGCAATCTCCAGGGGGCAAAGTTTTTGGGCCCCACCTGCACCCAACCCCGCTATCGGCTCCATGCGGCAGGCGATGGATGGCATCCTGCTATCTATGAGGTGGAGACTGGAGGCATCAGTATTCCTGGAGAAGTCTATGAAATGACCTTGGCTGAATACGAGTACTTGCTGGCCAATGAGCCACCCAATATGTATCCCGATGATGTGGTGCTAGAGAACGGTGATGTGGCTACTGCCATGCTGTATCCCAAGGCACTCATTGATCAGCACCAGTGGCCCGATATTTCCCACTACGGCGGCTGGGCAGCATACAAAGCAGATCAACAACAGGCTAGCTCATGA